The Carassius auratus strain Wakin chromosome 30, ASM336829v1, whole genome shotgun sequence region tttcaaagaatcttgaaaaaaaaaagaatcacaggTTCCACAAATATTACACCACACAACTGCTTTCAGCtgataaagaaatgtttcttgaacagcaaatctgcatattagaatgatttataaaggatcatgtgacactgaagactaatgatgctgaaaatgtagctttgtcaTCGcagaaataattaactttttaaaaatagaagattttaaattgtaataatttcacttttttttcttaatgtctttcaaaaatgctattaaaaatcttacagatcccaagcttttgaatggtagttaaAATCCACAGGATGAGCATTAACTGCCTGCAACTTCAATGAGTATTGTAAGACTTGTACATTTTTCAGCCTTTAAGTGGTCGTTTAACAGATGTCTTCCAGTATCTCTACAGACAAACGGGGGTTAAAGGGATGTTCTGGGTTATGCTCAAGTGACACATCACAGATGCTGTTGATAACCATAATAATGGTCCTTTATTCAAAATCAAGAActgaaaacagagacaaacactAGAATATTTTTATAGGAGCACAACAGCTGTCTTGTTATTTATAAAAGCTGTTTTCTCGAGCTGATCTGAGACAGTCAGTactttataaaacatgtttaataaGTGCATGCATTCCTGATACAATCTTTACTACTATAAATTTTACTGctgtaaacatttttcttttttaccttaaacttttCTCCTGAGAACGTGTCTGGCGTTGAATTTGTCTCAGGGAAGACCGAACCAATCAAACATATTGTACAATAAATTGGAAAACAAATCAGGTTACCTCAAATTATATACTCGAGATTCCAGCAAGAGAATTTAttgttttgatataaaataaTCATACTCTCTGAGgatgataaaaagaaaaacaaaatccagTCTACAGCACAAATCGAACTAAACAGAACAGGGAAAAGGACAAAGAACACTAGTCTGAGCACATTTTGCATATTCATAGCCATGTAAATCAGTAACAAATTACAGTATAAAACGCATTTTAGCTCATAATCCAGTTTAGAGAGAAGAATCGTTGCAGCCTTGTGTCAGTTCAGTTTCAGATCAAGCAGATGAAGAGATACACTTTGGCAACCTGTATTTAAAACATCATTCTGTCGACTTGATGGGTCATTCATTGGACCCGTCTGTTAGATTGATATGTACCCAAGATACGGAGAGCAGTCAAACCGTGTGATTATAAAGTCATTGGTGTTGGACTTGGGAGCCCAGCCGTTTTGTTTTCTGCGGTAGTTTGCATAGTTCTCGTGGCACAGACAATGAGGCGGAGGAAAAGGGAGGATGGAAGATAAGGGGAGGGTGGGAGCTGGCATGGGGATGAGGGTGGAGCATGCTGGGTTCCCATTGGCTACTCCATGGAGACGGAGACAAACTGACAGACAAAATGACGGAGGAGGAACTACCTGTTGCTGTTGGACATGGCATAGTGCGCCTGTTTCTGCTGGAGGAGCTCAGTGATGGCCAGCAGCTTTTTCAGCACGTGCTGTGAAGAACAGAAGGATTGCATTATCATCTTCACCTGCTGGGTTAAAAAATggcacagcaaagccaaaggaaatgcatttgttttttttttcttaaggtcACTTGTGATGCCGACAGTCATTTTCTGATCCTCTGGTggcctttttattaatgtttgcaCCAATAACGGTGTGTGGGTGACTGCTAGGTGACATTTAGTTTCAAAGTTACTTACTggtagtagaatgtctaaagtagactatcaaaataaagtgttacccagaacAGAAAAGAACACAGGGTCTCTGGAGTAAATTTTTCTTCAAATATAACTGATTCTCAACCAAGTGGCCCAAAggagctctaaaatattttattggattgagatgaaaaaataatataaatatatatatacatgcgcGCATGTATGTCAGTCACAAGAGAGACACATACCTGCTGTGCTCCTCTCTCATTGCTGAGGGTGCGGAGTTCGTCAGAATGAGTAGCACAGATCTCATGCAGGGCAGCAAGGTCACGGGGCAAATCAGTCCTAAAGTGCTCGGTAGATTCCGGGAGATCAGGAACGTTCTGGAGAAACAGCACCGAGAGAATGTTATAGGAAAGCTACTTCACACAGAGCTCATAAACTGAGCCGCAGGCAACCCATGCTGCTTTAAAAATGGATACAGGGCAGTTTACCCCCAGCTCATCCAGAAACATGATCATCCTTTGTTTGTTGTTCTTGATGAAAGGATTCACCCCCTCCATGTAGGGCTCCTGCAAAACAAACACATCACGACAAACGCATCTCAACATTAGCATTCACACGACGCTTTGACATCTATTCAGCGTAACTCATTTTCTAACACAGCGTGAAAATCCAAACACCTTAGCACCGAATTCCACCAGGTTGGCCAAGTTCTGCACAGACTTCGCTACCAGGGTAAGTGTCCGGCCTGCTGTGGAGGATGGGGGGTCTGCAAAGACGAGACACAGTTTCATTACAGTTAATATCAGACTAAACAAGTTGAGGTACCAATGGTCATTTcattttgtacactttttttttttgacatggcttttacacacacaaaaaaaatagcttaaaatccaatatttttttatgatgtcaCATTAGTTGTGGTTTAGTAATGTAGTCAGTTGTTAATTAACTTGCCCACATCTATAGTCTTTGAAGTCTAGGAAGTTTTTAGAATTCTGTGGtgaatagaaaatttaaaaactattttttttttaatagaattttataaataaaatgtatcaaattgatcaatttaatgcttccttaAAGTACTGAAaaaaatttgaacaaaaataaatctcaaaatacataaacattaataaattcaaACATTTCTAAACACCTTTATTTATACTTCAATCTGATGTCCAGAAGATAGCGGAGTATACTTAAGAATTTACTTCTTTTACAACTTGACAAACACATTCTTTCCTCTGTTTACTGCAGAGTTAGTTTTGTCTTGCATTTATCCAACATATATGTAGATTGCGTTCCaattaaagttttataaaaattaactaaaaataaattactattcATACAATTTTTATGCTCTTATGATCTGacatttttattagaaataatttaaaaaccctttataaatatattttattccagctaaatataaaatgtacaacaaatccactttcatataaaaatacgaaAGGCAGTTGACTTTGCCTCACTATGACATGTTTATGCCTTTTACACATTTGGACCGTTAAGTGCTCTTCTATCAGACTGAAGCTCTAACAGGTGCAGAATGAAATATTTGAGTGGGTACTTGACCTAAATATGTTGCCTCTGAAAGAGCTCGTGTGCAAGCTGTGCACTCACCAGCAATGATGTTGAACATTCTGGGGTTGAGAATGGCAGGGCAGATGAGCCTTAGGAAGACAAAACCACTGGAGGACAGACACAAACACGTCTTGACACTTTGCAAGATGTTGCTCTTAacataaacacatgcaaataTAGCTTGACAATGTGTTACCTCACAACTCGGGTTCTCATTGTAGTGTTGGTAGGCCATTTCTTTTGCACAGACTTCTGAAGACAGCCATAAATGTACCTCAGGGTCCTTAGACAAGGAGGAAACAGACAAACTATGAAAACTAAGGCTGTATAAACAGCGTTGTATTATAAAGAAGTGTATAATTAATTCAGCACAAGATGGACAGGAAGTTAATATAGTGGGGATGCACTGGTCTTTATAACAagctaataattattttctgatAATAACTATTCTGTTAAGCTGATATTGTTTTGTTATGGCTGATGACCAATAAGAATCTAATGTTACAAATATAttcctaaaataaaacaaaaacatataatattcAAGTATTAATTTTAACAGAAGTGTCAGGAAAGATATGGAAGTTACAGTACAcacgatttctatttcaaataaatgcaaaaaaagaaattatataagaAATGTCATttgagctccaaatcagcatataaaaatgGATCATGTAGCACCGACTGGAGTAATACTTGAGTTATGACttctgaaaatatagctgtgccataacaggaataaactacattaagATATATTGAAGCggaaacagtaattttaaattttaatgatatttcacaatatcacagtttttaactgtatttttgatcaaataaactcaGCCTTATATAAAGCATAATAGACTTCTCTCAAAACATATAAAAATCCCCCGAAATTTACAAACCCaaacatttgatcatttttatatttaaggaaattttaatttaagaaatagTGCTCTTTAAAGGTTAAATCTTTGTAATATTCTTGCACTCTCCTTCTAAAAGAGCACTAGATGATAGGAATATGATAAGAATAACTGAAAATCTAACAGTTAAATACAAAAGGTTGACCtagaaatatacaatatttacccccaaaaataatcaaaatacaattaatataaagCTGCTTTAAAGCAATACCTTTTCTGCACTCGTACTGTATATAAACATTGGAATGACACTTGTGATGTCATGGCAAAATAAGGATTGGTATATAGTTAGTGTGGTTTCTAAGGTTTCTACATTTGTAAGGTTGTACTACAAAGCAGTAAAGCTGATATGGTGGTGTGCTATCACGCTTACGGGGGCAAGATCTCAGCAGCCATAAATATCTTCTCCACCAGCTCCGACAGGATGTTGAGTAAGTGAGCTAGATTCAGGTTAACATCCTCATTCTTCTCCAGTTTAGACGGGTTCAGCTACGGAGGGAGACCAGAGAACACGCCACATGAGGGAAAAGGATTCTGACTGCCAGTTCAGTTTATTCACTATTCAACAGAAACCCGACAAAAGCCAATCTGCCCAAGGCTTTAGAGGGAACATCATGATGATGGATTTGGCGCAGAAACACTAAACACAACACATCAGAACATTTACAGATCCGAGGCACAGTGGAGCCTGATGTTAACAGATGTTAACAACATCGCTCGATTTGGTTCCACTACCTCACAGGACTGCTTGCTCTCCATGATCTTCAGTATGGTGTCTTTGAGGGCGTGATGGACGAAAGGGGTGGCTGTGGCCTTCATGTACTGCTCCATCAAAGTACTGGCCAGAGTTGTGGCCCGAAACAGCGTAGTAGCTTCATCTGCAACACCATAACAAGAAACCACATTGGAAGGATGTTCATGATAAACAATGGGCaataaagaataaattaaataaaaaatgtaatttaaaggacaccttaaaataaaagggTAACTAAAATTCTCGATTATaattacactatcattcaaaagggTCTGTCTGGTaaggttttttaattttatatattatatatatatatatatataaacctccCTAAGGGCtcacataattttaataaaaatcataaaatcataaaacagcttttttttttcttttttttcttcagaaatcattcttatatgccgatttgctgtataagaaatattttttcttaagacAACAATCTACTAAAATGTCATAATACTGGAGGAAGTGGTTGAAAAGAAGAGATTTAATCGGTTAActaaggttttcttttttcttctctttctcctgaTTGAGACTGCAATGTATAGTGAtgatatgctatatatatatatatatatatatatatatagagagagagagagagagagagagagagagagagagagagagagagagagagagagagagagagaaggcccCAAAATAGGGGAAAAAAGTACTCTTAAATAGTTTTTgactctttataaataaactgtcaAATATGTAATTCTTTAACATAGATTTGTATGGCACAAACTGATTGAATTCTAAATACTCAAAAATGCGGTATTAGTTGTACTTGGTGACTGTTGTATGTCTATAtgtctatgttatatatatgttgttttttgCCATGTTTTTTGGTATGTGTTCATTTTTTCGGTATTTGGGTAAAAAAcccttttattatatattttgctatacTATAACTTGTATTTTTTAGGATTCACTGCTGAATcgaaatttgaaatataaatctttgtaatattatacatgactttcaattttttcttttctttttttgacgtctaaaaaaaaaaaactattcctgCACAACTCAAGTCAcaatctaattaatattcatgagccgtACTTTCATCCTGATTGAGTTTGTAAATTCATCCACATACCAAATTGAGTCAATTCTACTAATACTGGTTTCGTGACAGCTCTTCTCTGAACACACTGCGCATTTTCATGATGATGTCTCATTACTAAACAACTAGTCATTGCTTGAAAAGTGGGACTGCATAAAAAGCACAAACAAAACTGTCAAAGCTTTGTTCTGTAGCTAAAACATAATGAACAAGCCTGAGGGAAGCTGCCTAGCCTCAGTGTAGCGCTGACATCTGTTTGCTGATGAATCCTGAACTGTGAATAATACCAAGAGAGAGCCTTACCCTCCATATTAATTTCTCTGTCATTCAACATCCTCAGTAACGGAGCTTCGGCTCGCTCGTGTCTCAAGATACGGAGCAGGATGCTGGCCAGCAGGGTGCGGTCCTGGCCACACACGTGAGCCAACGCGTAGATCACATGATAGTCTCTCTGCAGGATGAGCTGGGGATGGACAGAGAGAGCATGTCAGAAAAATCTACTTTTGTCAAAAGGGTAAGTGTTCAAGGCCACACAAGTAATAGATCCAACCAAAAATCTTTTTGTTCAAAGTGTAAAATATGACCACGTGTATGTTTACCTCTTTGAATTCACTGTACTCTTCCTCAGACATGATCTTCTCCATTGAATATCGCACTCTTATGCGCAGTGAGCCTGGCTCAATTCCCTTCAGCGGCACATAGGAGCTCAGAGGAAACCACTCATCGATCATCTGGCCCCTCTGCAGCCTGCTCAGCTGGCAACGCATGAACACTGAGACAATACAGAAGAGAAACTAATTAGAGAAGAGCTGAAGTCTAGTGCCAGCAGAGGGCGCACTTGTGCAAGGAAAAAGAGCATAGGGGAGGTTAAAGGAATGAAATTGATCTCTATGGAGCACCTTTAATATACTGCtgattaccacagaaaaaaaacaaaaaacacttaaatcaagttacagtaacatttaaaatgcatagtgcCAGGCCAtaaatatcaaaattatattcaataaatggagtatgttttttttttcttttcgtgaTGTGGGgtgttcatttaataataataaatgtctctttaacactaaatcagcatttttttataatttccgAAAGAtcatgacactgaaaactggagtaatggctgctaaaagaAATCAGCTTATCAGGAATAAacttcattttgaaatatatttaaatacaaactagttattattaaacctatctcacaatattactgttctcaAACAAATGCTGCCTTGTTGACCATAAGATTCTactttcaaatacataaaaaaaaaaatctttctgaccctaAACATTTAAACGATAGTGCTCATATAAATAATAAGGATGAATATTGATTAAAAGCTCCACTAACAGAAATTATGGTAATAACACAACTAAACATTTGTCTAAATGTACAGCTTAATACCATTGACTTTGTACGTGCATTattgtaacaacaacaaaactaaaaaaagaacaaaattgtTTTGTGTGGTAAATGACAGTATGCCACAAATGATGTCATCAGACGATCATGGATTACTCCTTTAAAAGGTCAGGATACAAAATTAATCTTTTGCCACATCTGCTACACATACTGTAGGTCTTactggatacattttttattttatttagaagtatgttttatttttgagtggTTTACACCAAGAGTTGTTAACTTGTAGTCAGACAATCATTCTTACATATTATTCTTATatcttatattttaaacaattattattttatattttttttcagttaaactgGTCAGTTTCTCATTTCATTTGTCTGCCAAAGTGCATTTTTATTCACACAATGCTTGCTGAGTGTTCATTTATGAACCCGGTGTGAGGTATAAACAAATCGAATGCAATAATTATATGGTAATGAGCAGGCGATGATACTCACAGATGTCACTTTCTTTGCTCTTCTTGGTCTTGTTGCTTAGGCTTATTTCAAATCTGTTGATGTCGCTCGACAAGTCACTGCGAGAGAGGAATGGGAATCAGAACCTTAATCGAGCATCACTTTCAAAGCCTCTACACGAGTCTAGAAAGTCCCAATGTACTCACTCAAAGATGAACTCCTCGGTGAACACCGGGTTCTGTCCCTCTCTAGGATGAGTCTTCGCCACCTGCACGTTGTTCAATGAGATGGTGCAATAGGGGTTGGTGAAGTGTTTGATGGGAAGTTTGTGGGCCTCCTCCACATACAGGACTAAACTGCTAACCTAAGGCCAGAGAACGACACGCAAATGTTAGATTTTTCCGTGCTCTGTAATGAATAAGTGATGAGATGTCAGCAGCAGATGACATGCGGACATCTTTTTCCAAAAATATGCCTGTGGTAATTTAGATGACGAGGTTCTTTTTAGATTTGCGTGTCTGGGATCAGGTGCTCTGAAAGAGGTTTTCATCACGCTACTCAGCAGCATCCAGACAGCTCAGCTGTGGCCCGCTCAGACGGCACACTCAGAGTCATCTGAACACCTTAACTCATGATTAAAGCAACAGAAGCtaacatgaataaaaacagtgaGACTTCTCTCTCACCTGACGCAAGCGCTTGTTGAATGTGGTCTGCAAGGGTTTCCTAAGGTTATTGCAGAACGTCTGCAGGCATTTCATCCAGTCCTGTGAATGCAGGGCACTTGGTTGGTTCAAAGAGTCATTTATCACTTTTACACAGGCTTGGTTCCAACTTGcagaaatcaaaagttgtattcgCTCCCAccaaatttttatttcaaataaatgcggttCTTCTGGACTCTCTTTTCATCAAATAAGCCTGCAAAGTTGTATCacgctttccacaaaaatattaaacggcacaactgttttcaacattgttaataataagaaTTGTTACTAGTGCACCAaatcagaaggatcatgtgacactgaagactggagtaatgactgaaacaattcagctttgccatcacaggaataaattacattttaaaataagttcaaatagacaaatatttattttaaacgtaaaaaaataaatgtatttgtacttTTATGGGACTTATATttttaacgttatatatatatatatatatatatatatatatatatatatatatatatatatatatatatatatatatatatatgtatagaagtGATGTAGGACCTGTGCCTGCTCAGGTGTCTCCCCAGCAAAGTAGAAAATGTACTGCTCCTCGCTAAAGTGCTGAATCACAATCTGGAAACAGTTTGGCCTGGACATAAAAATAGGATTAACATAAAATATGTACATCAATATTGCTGCTTTGTTAACAGGCCCCGAACACTGTGGACACTTAAGCTATACAACTGCCTACCTGCCAAACAGACTGTCGTGGACTCCATACACAGAGCACACGCTCAGATCGATTAGTCCTTTGGGTTTGGTGGCTCGCTTCTCACTCTCAAAGTAAATGAGCTGAGCGTCGTTGCCCTCCAGGATGAAGTACAAATGCTTCCAGCGCTTACCCTTACCTGTGGATGCACAAGTCAAAATGTTAGTAAAATGCTTCGGTCTCACATTTACTTAACTTGAACGGTTTAGAAAATTAATTTTAAGGGAGCCAAACCATGGGAGAACACCCTATAAGAAATTCATTTTATAATGCACAACACTGAGGTAGATACACTACATATCGACTACAATGCCTTAACTAACAGACTTGCAGAACAGCTCATGTATTCAGATCACCGATTTTTAagagaacatttttatttgaatacaggGAGCCTGTATTATAACGCAGCCAGGATTTGAGATATAATGATTTTAGCCCACATTAAACCACCtgaatattaaatacaaacaGCTGAATACTAACCAGACAGGATGTCAGAACTAATTCAGATTCATGGCCTATGATCATTGAGCACATCCCACAGAGCGCCAGATCTCTTACTAAGCAAAGCCACTGTCATTGAACTGGACAGCTCTGTGTTCAGGTAAACGTTTTGCTTTTTGTTCTGCGTAGCTGATCCTGAGCTTTCTGTGAAGAGTCTTCCTGTGCGTTTCACAGGTGATCAAAGACTGTCAAGGCTTGACAAAACCACCCTCACATGGGGCTTATGTGCTACAAATTACCCACATCCTCCCGTCCCACTGAGAATGACTGAGCACTGAATACAAATGTTACGTGTATGTGTCAAACAGTCTTTTATGCTGATAACCAGTAAAATGTCAATGGAAGCAGTTAGATGCATAAAAAGTAGCCTGCCGTACCTTTGTTGAAGAGAAGATATCCTTTCTTGACAATGTTTTTGTAGAAAGCATCTTTTGTTTTCCGTCGAATAGTGTTATAGATTTCTCTGCCGTCGACCAAGTCGGAGAGGACTTGCTCTTTCTGCTAAACAGCAAAAAGGACGCAGTAGTATGCTATTTATTGAGATGTTCTTCAGCGATATCGGAGCTGATTGGAATGACCTTTCACTTACCTGGACTGAGACGGGATCTTTCAGAGTGTAGCCCTCCACGATCTGCTCTTTTCGGTAACGCTCGATAATATCGTCAACACTGCCAGGAAAAGTTTGGTTTAATTAGAGAGCAGCTGAATGTAAAGCCATGTGGTTTATTACTATGTGCAAAATTACATagtgttacattttaattaaatcagcTCTGCGGCATAATATATGGGACAGGGTTTAATCTCTAAAATGCTTTGTTCAGCATCAGGAAGCATATCTGGAGTTATCTGAAATCTTTACAACCAAATCAGTGATAacaattgtatataaaaaaaaaaaagcataatcaTTACTTATCCATCATTGTGCAATTTACAAACACTGCTTAGCACTACATAGCAGATAAAGTTATTAATGCTATTCTGATTATGGAATCCAAGTTAGTGCCATTATACAATTACATGGAGTTTTTCTGCTCACTGTTTTGCATGTTATTCTTATGTTACTGGTTTTGCTGATATTTATGTCGGTTATGTGCATGTTATGTTATTGTTGTTGGAGAGCTCACCAGGAAAATGTCCAGACAGCTATGTTGTTATGGCAATAaagtattctattttatttgtcaGGCTGtcagtagggctgtcaaaatagctgaaaaactaaattctaatGTTTTACTTCAATATTATAAAACTTCAAATTATAgtcaaattaaaatgcataatttcagttaaggcaaaatattactaatgcac contains the following coding sequences:
- the rasa1a gene encoding ras GTPase-activating protein 1 isoform X3; its protein translation is MEVRGEDRGSDGSRGPDSTHFPLYNKPPRARLADPDMMIYPGSGGEDFTGRAAAAGCESPSSDGPGSSRMSPTDGPTVLPPLTALPPPPGIGAQGSVDESDQQDGPEYEEEEVVFPLSAPPSNQWYHGMLDRTIAEERLRQARTPGSYLIRESDRRPGSFVLSFLSVTNVVNHFRIIAMCGDYYIGGRRFSSLSDLIGYYSYVSCLLKGEKLSSPVAPPEPVEDRRRVRAILPYTKVPETDEISFLKGDIFIVHNELDDGWMWVTNVRTEEQGLIVDDLVEEVGREEDPHEGKIWYHRKISKQEAYNLLMTVGQVCSFLVRPSDNTPGDYSLFFRTNENIQRFKISPTPNNQYMMGGRYYNSVDDIIERYRKEQIVEGYTLKDPVSVQQKEQVLSDLVDGREIYNTIRRKTKDAFYKNIVKKGYLLFNKGKGKRWKHLYFILEGNDAQLIYFESEKRATKPKGLIDLSVCSVYGVHDSLFGRPNCFQIVIQHFSEEQYIFYFAGETPEQAQDWMKCLQTFCNNLRKPLQTTFNKRLRQVSSLVLYVEEAHKLPIKHFTNPYCTISLNNVQVAKTHPREGQNPVFTEEFIFDDLSSDINRFEISLSNKTKKSKESDILFMRCQLSRLQRGQMIDEWFPLSSYVPLKGIEPGSLRIRVRYSMEKIMSEEEYSEFKELILQRDYHVIYALAHVCGQDRTLLASILLRILRHERAEAPLLRMLNDREINMEDEATTLFRATTLASTLMEQYMKATATPFVHHALKDTILKIMESKQSCELNPSKLEKNEDVNLNLAHLLNILSELVEKIFMAAEILPPTLRYIYGCLQKSVQKKWPTNTTMRTRVVSGFVFLRLICPAILNPRMFNIIADPPSSTAGRTLTLVAKSVQNLANLVEFGAKEPYMEGVNPFIKNNKQRMIMFLDELGNVPDLPESTEHFRTDLPRDLAALHEICATHSDELRTLSNERGAQQHVLKKLLAITELLQQKQAHYAMSNSNR
- the rasa1a gene encoding ras GTPase-activating protein 1 isoform X1, giving the protein MEVRGEDRGSDGSRGPDSTHFPLYNKPPRARLADPDMMIYPGSGGEDFTGRAAAAGCESPSSDGPGSSRMSPTDGPTVLPPLTALPPPPGIGAQGSVDESDQQDGPEYEEEEVVFPLSAPPSNQWYHGMLDRTIAEERLRQARTPGSYLIRESDRRPGSFVLSFLSVTNVVNHFRIIAMCGDYYIGGRRFSSLSDLIGYYSYVSCLLKGEKLSSPVAPPEPVEDRRRVRAILPYTKVPETDEISFLKGDIFIVHNELDDGWMWVTNVRTEEQGLIVDDLVEEVGREEDPHEGKIWYHRKISKQEAYNLLMTVGQVCSFLVRPSDNTPGDYSLFFRTNENIQRFKISPTPNNQYMMGGRYYNSVDDIIERYRKEQIVEGYTLKDPVSVQQKEQVLSDLVDGREIYNTIRRKTKDAFYKNIVKKGYLLFNKGKGKRWKHLYFILEGNDAQLIYFESEKRATKPKGLIDLSVCSVYGVHDSLFGRPNCFQIVIQHFSEEQYIFYFAGETPEQAQDWMKCLQTFCNNLRKPLQTTFNKRLRQVSSLVLYVEEAHKLPIKHFTNPYCTISLNNVQVAKTHPREGQNPVFTEEFIFDDLSSDINRFEISLSNKTKKSKESDILFMRCQLSRLQRGQMIDEWFPLSSYVPLKGIEPGSLRIRVRYSMEKIMSEEEYSEFKELILQRDYHVIYALAHVCGQDRTLLASILLRILRHERAEAPLLRMLNDREINMEDEATTLFRATTLASTLMEQYMKATATPFVHHALKDTILKIMESKQSCELNPSKLEKNEDVNLNLAHLLNILSELVEKIFMAAEILPPTLRYIYGCLQKSVQKKWPTNTTMRTRVVSGFVFLRLICPAILNPRMFNIIADPPSSTAGRTLTLVAKSVQNLANLVEFGAKEPYMEGVNPFIKNNKQRMIMFLDELGNVPDLPESTEHFRTDLPRDLAALHEICATHSDELRTLSNERGAQQHVLKKLLAITELLQQKQAHYAMSNSNRTECTFMAVATTIQIL
- the rasa1a gene encoding ras GTPase-activating protein 1 isoform X2; this translates as MEVRGEDRGSDGSRGPDSTHFPLYNKPPRARLADPDMMIYPGSGGEDFTGRAAAAGCESPSSDGPGSSRMSPTDGPTVLPPLTALPPPPGIGAQGSVDESDQQDGPEYEEEEVVFPLSAPPSNQWYHGMLDRTIAEERLRQARTPGSYLIRESDRRPGSFVLSFLSVTNVVNHFRIIAMCGDYYIGGRRFSSLSDLIGYYSYVSCLLKGEKLSSPVAPPEPVEDRRRVRAILPYTKVPETDEISFLKGDIFIVHNELDDGWMWVTNVRTEEQGLIVDDLVEEVGREEDPHEGKIWYHRKISKQEAYNLLMTVGQVCSFLVRPSDNTPGDYSLFFRTNENIQRFKISPTPNNQYMMGGRYYNSVDDIIERYRKEQIVEGYTLKDPVSVQKEQVLSDLVDGREIYNTIRRKTKDAFYKNIVKKGYLLFNKGKGKRWKHLYFILEGNDAQLIYFESEKRATKPKGLIDLSVCSVYGVHDSLFGRPNCFQIVIQHFSEEQYIFYFAGETPEQAQDWMKCLQTFCNNLRKPLQTTFNKRLRQVSSLVLYVEEAHKLPIKHFTNPYCTISLNNVQVAKTHPREGQNPVFTEEFIFDDLSSDINRFEISLSNKTKKSKESDILFMRCQLSRLQRGQMIDEWFPLSSYVPLKGIEPGSLRIRVRYSMEKIMSEEEYSEFKELILQRDYHVIYALAHVCGQDRTLLASILLRILRHERAEAPLLRMLNDREINMEDEATTLFRATTLASTLMEQYMKATATPFVHHALKDTILKIMESKQSCELNPSKLEKNEDVNLNLAHLLNILSELVEKIFMAAEILPPTLRYIYGCLQKSVQKKWPTNTTMRTRVVSGFVFLRLICPAILNPRMFNIIADPPSSTAGRTLTLVAKSVQNLANLVEFGAKEPYMEGVNPFIKNNKQRMIMFLDELGNVPDLPESTEHFRTDLPRDLAALHEICATHSDELRTLSNERGAQQHVLKKLLAITELLQQKQAHYAMSNSNRTECTFMAVATTIQIL